The genome window TCATAACAGAGCCACGGTCCTCACCGCCGGAGCACGTTTGCGCGTTGTTCGACGACGGTACACCGGACCAGATCTCGGCGACCGATCTCGGTAGCGATCGAGTGGAAGACTACGACGTCATCTGGTGGCACCACGATGCACCGCTGGCCGAGCGCGAGCGAACGACAGTACGGCAGTGTCGTGACCGACTGCAGACGTATCTAACTGGTGGCGGCGGACTTCTCCTCACCCACGGTGCCGTTTTGGCCGCAGTCGACCTCGATATAGAGCGAAACGCACCGGACGATGTCGGACGACGTACCACGGAGTCAAGCGGGATTCACATTCGACGGCTCTACGAGGATCACCCTCTCTTCGAGGGCATCAAGGACGATCCGGTGCTCGACAGCTCGGGGGGATCGGCGTTCAACGTCCATTACAGTGATTGGACGCCACACGACGCCGATGTGTTGGCAGCCGTCTACGACGATGGAGATCGACGATACAACGAGAAGCGAGTCCTGGAATGGGCAGTCGGTGAGGGGCGAGTCATCGGTATCGGCGGTGGACTCCGGTTCAGCGGTGACGATCCCTTCTCGGACTCACAGTCGGAGTTACTCGTGAACACGCTCTCGTACCTGTCAGGGGCTGGTGAGACGCCGGCGACGGTCGGTCGACCGAAGGGAACCTCGGAGTTCGAAGCGATGCGCGAGGAGATCACAGACTCGCTCCACCGTCCGAAGTACCATTTCACCGCTCCCGCGAACTGGCTCAACGACCCGAATGGGCTCACCCACTGGAACGGTCGCTACCATCTCTTCTATCAGTACAATCCGGCGGGGCCGTTTCACGGGACGATCCACTGGGGCCACGCGGTGAGCGACGATCTCGTCCATTGGAAGGACGAACCGATCGCATTGGAACCGACTCCCGGCTCGCCCGACGAACACGGGTGCTGGTCGGGGTGTCTCGTCGACGACGAGGGGACTCCCCGGATACTGTACACCGGCGGAAGCGGTCGGGAGCAGCTACCGTGTCTGGCGACGGCGACGGACGGTGATCTCCGAGAGTGGACGAAGGCGACGACGAACCCCGTAATCGAGTCACCACCCCGAGAAACGAATCTCTTTTCGAGCGTCGACTGGCAGGCGGAGTTCAGAGATCACTGTCTCTGGCGGGAGGGGAACACGTGGTACCAGATCATCGGTTCGGGCCTAGAGAGGGAAGGCGGCGCGGCGCTGCTGTTCCGTTCTACAGACCTTCTCGAGTGGGAGTACTGCCACCCCCTACTGACGGGGGACTGGTCGACGGACGGCCCCATGTGGGAGTGCCCCGAGCTGCTGTTCTTCGACGAAGGGGCACTCCTACACGTCTCCGACTACTCGTCGGTGTCCTATTTCGTCGGCACGTACGACACCGATACGAAGAAGCTGTCCCCGGAGCACAAGGGCGTACTCGATCACGGTGTGTTCTACGCCCCGCAATCGTTCGTCGACGAGATGGATCGAACGATCATGTTCGGTTGGTTGAAGGAAGATCGAAGCGTCGAAGCTCAGTGGGACGCCGGGTGGTCCGGCGTCATGTCCCTGCCGCGTCTCGTCTCCATGACTGACGAGAGACGGCCACAGATCGAACTTCCCGTCGAGCTGAATAACTTACGCGAGAGACACCACGACGTCTCGGGGCTGACCGTCGAACCGGACGCGACGGGGCACTTGAGCGAGATCACCGGTGACGCGTTAGAGATCCGGGCGACGATCGATGCGCGCGACGCCTGTGAGTTCGGATTCGTCCTCCGACGCTCACCGGATGGGGAAGAGCAAACGATGGTTCGATGCGACGTGCGCCACAGGAGAATCGTCGTGGATCGGTCGAAGTCGAGTCGAAGTGACCGAGTCGAGGACAGCGACCACTCGATGCCGTTCGAACTGGACGACGACGGACGCCTCGACGTCACGATCTACCTCGACAGATCCGTCATCGAACTGTTTACCAACGACGCCCAGTGCCTCACGAGCCGTATCTATCCGACGAGGACCGACAGCGTCGCGCTCGACGTGTACGCCGCGGAGTCAGCTGTGACCGTCGATTCGCTCGACATCTGGGAACTCGGTTCGATGCGCGAACCGCAGTAGTAACGACTGACTCGAAACCTTCAACGTTCGGCCTCATTCGGTAGGAGGATCTAACGAGCGGTGAGCCCTCATCGTGAGCCAGGCGGCCGTCGGGTCGGAGTTTCGATAGAATTAACCACTGTAGTGAGAAAAATTGAAGTACCTCCTCCTCATTTATCGTGTTCATGTCTAGCATAACGATCGACGGGGTAAGAAAGAGGTACGACGGCGATACGGGGCCGATCGTTGCCATCGACGGCGTGAGTATCGACGTAGAAGACGGTGAGTTCTTGACGATCGTAGGCCCCTCCGGGTCCGGAAAGTCGACGTTGTTGCGAATGATCGCGGGGCTCGAGAGCATCACCGACGGTACCATCGAGATCGGG of Halomarina pelagica contains these proteins:
- a CDS encoding glycoside hydrolase family 32 protein is translated as MEDYDVIWWHHDAPLAERERTTVRQCRDRLQTYLTGGGGLLLTHGAVLAAVDLDIERNAPDDVGRRTTESSGIHIRRLYEDHPLFEGIKDDPVLDSSGGSAFNVHYSDWTPHDADVLAAVYDDGDRRYNEKRVLEWAVGEGRVIGIGGGLRFSGDDPFSDSQSELLVNTLSYLSGAGETPATVGRPKGTSEFEAMREEITDSLHRPKYHFTAPANWLNDPNGLTHWNGRYHLFYQYNPAGPFHGTIHWGHAVSDDLVHWKDEPIALEPTPGSPDEHGCWSGCLVDDEGTPRILYTGGSGREQLPCLATATDGDLREWTKATTNPVIESPPRETNLFSSVDWQAEFRDHCLWREGNTWYQIIGSGLEREGGAALLFRSTDLLEWEYCHPLLTGDWSTDGPMWECPELLFFDEGALLHVSDYSSVSYFVGTYDTDTKKLSPEHKGVLDHGVFYAPQSFVDEMDRTIMFGWLKEDRSVEAQWDAGWSGVMSLPRLVSMTDERRPQIELPVELNNLRERHHDVSGLTVEPDATGHLSEITGDALEIRATIDARDACEFGFVLRRSPDGEEQTMVRCDVRHRRIVVDRSKSSRSDRVEDSDHSMPFELDDDGRLDVTIYLDRSVIELFTNDAQCLTSRIYPTRTDSVALDVYAAESAVTVDSLDIWELGSMREPQ